One window from the genome of Hoplias malabaricus isolate fHopMal1 chromosome 18, fHopMal1.hap1, whole genome shotgun sequence encodes:
- the LOC136675152 gene encoding olfactory receptor 10A3-like, which produces MILKNQNTSSVVTEFIIVGFLGLQPDYYNLVAAIFLSIYVMVVVGNSVFMMLFAIEPSLQKPMYIIMMNLALADTGFCTVALPKIIARYWFNDGSVSFHVCMFQRLLIHYFANLNFLLMMTMALDRYLAICFPLRYPVLMTNRTMVLLTLFSWVSSILIPTIITIQASQMPFCGPNRIVHCYCETLSLYSLVCSDVSFQSFVFTTLVMCVLALTLFIIIFFYTRIVVSVIKTTKNHSRLKAFSTCATQLCIISIHYVPRFFVFTAPYLPNVKFDVNQKIAFSMFYWLFPPLLNPFMYFFRTKEIRQLFLKWCTQKHGKGNKINIFTLSK; this is translated from the coding sequence aTGATATTAAAAAACCAGAATACCTCTTCAGTTGTAACAGAGTTTATCATTGTCGGTTTCCTTGGACTTCAGCCGGATTATTACAACCTGGTTGCTGCTATATTCTTGAGCATTTATGTAATGGTTGTTGTGGGTAATTCAGTGTTTATGATGCTGTTTGCAATTGAACCAAGCCTGCAAAAGCCCATGTACATCATCATGATGAATTTAGCTCTGGCGGATACTGGATTCTGCACTGTGGCTTTGCCTAAAATTATAGCCCGTTACTGGTTCAACGATGGGTCTGTCTCCTTCCATGTTTGCATGTTTCAGAGGTTGCTCATTCACTATTTTGCAAACTTGAACTTTCTCCTCATGATGACGATGGCTCTAGATCGATATCTTGCTATCTGCTTCCCTCTCAGATATCCTGTGCTAATGACCAATCGAACTATGGTCCTCTTAACATTGTTTTCCTGGGTGTCTTCCATACTTATTCCCACCATTATCACAATACAGGCCTCACAGATGCCATTCTGTGGACCAAACCGTATTGTTCACTGCTACTGTGAAACTTTGTCTTTGTATAGTTTAGTTTGCTCTGATGTTAGCTTTCAGAGCTTTGTTTTCACCACATTAGTGATGTGTGTGCTTGCCCTAACTCTCTTTATCATAATTTTCTTTTATACCAGAATTGTGGTATCTGTGATCAAAACCACCAAAAACCATAGCAGACTAAAAGCCTTCTCTACCTGTGCCACACAGCTATGCATCATAAGTATCCATTATGTGCCCCGCTTCTTTGTATTCACAGCACCATATTTACCTAATGTTAAATTTGATGTCAACCAAAAAATAGCATTTTCTATGTTTTATTGGTTATTCCCACCACTACTTAACCCATTCATGTACTTTTTTAGGACAAAAGAAATTCGGCAACTGTTTCTGAAATGGTGCACTCAGAAACATGGAAAGGGGAACAAAATCAACATTTTCACCCTGTCTAAATGA